The following coding sequences are from one Phycisphaerae bacterium window:
- a CDS encoding GntR family transcriptional regulator, which produces MTYKRCRLRSLILEQIEKGDIDVGDQLPTESQMVQQYGMSRATVREGIALLVQEGILARRRGAGTFVQSIKPRSDNKLLAAIVACQPGGWDNFGQVVHEIEARVHEQGYSLIVCNHESSREKTQAHLQRIIEQRVGGVIFSPIQLPGFTDFNLQVVQTLEDKGIPFVLIASPISGESLCRYSFVSSNGFAATREIVRHLAGLGHRRIAYIRGLPEVFSADQRFSGFCEEMKRQNLDMPDGYIRQIEVGPVEDQGRREVRELLAQSPSPSAVVCIHDSVARNVIEEVQSMGLSVPADLAVVGFDDLYFAAELNPPLTTVRTPLPDEAAMDVAILFKKINGTLTGERQEFLPCELVIRESCGAPPKLRASKIIRAASPAVATPL; this is translated from the coding sequence ATGACGTATAAACGATGTCGGCTTCGGTCGCTGATCCTGGAGCAGATCGAAAAGGGCGATATCGACGTGGGCGATCAGCTCCCCACCGAAAGTCAGATGGTCCAGCAGTACGGCATGAGCCGGGCCACCGTCCGCGAGGGAATTGCCCTGCTCGTCCAGGAGGGGATCCTGGCTCGCCGACGGGGGGCCGGGACGTTTGTTCAGAGCATTAAGCCGCGCAGTGACAACAAGTTACTGGCAGCCATCGTCGCCTGCCAGCCTGGCGGGTGGGACAATTTCGGCCAGGTCGTCCACGAAATCGAAGCCCGGGTCCACGAGCAGGGCTACTCGCTGATCGTCTGCAATCACGAGAGCAGCCGCGAAAAAACCCAGGCCCATCTTCAGCGGATCATCGAACAGCGGGTCGGCGGGGTCATCTTTTCGCCCATCCAACTGCCCGGCTTCACCGACTTCAATCTCCAGGTCGTCCAGACGCTCGAAGATAAGGGTATACCTTTTGTCCTGATCGCCTCGCCCATTTCCGGCGAAAGCCTCTGCCGGTACAGCTTCGTATCGAGCAACGGTTTCGCCGCCACCCGTGAGATCGTTCGGCACCTGGCCGGGCTGGGCCATCGGCGGATCGCCTATATCCGCGGCCTGCCGGAGGTGTTCTCAGCCGATCAGCGGTTCTCCGGGTTCTGCGAGGAAATGAAGCGGCAGAACCTCGACATGCCCGATGGCTATATCCGCCAGATCGAAGTTGGCCCGGTCGAAGACCAGGGCCGCCGCGAGGTCCGCGAGCTGCTGGCCCAGTCGCCGTCCCCATCGGCTGTGGTGTGCATCCACGATTCGGTGGCCCGGAACGTCATCGAGGAGGTCCAGTCGATGGGCTTGAGCGTCCCAGCCGATTTGGCGGTCGTCGGCTTTGACGATCTGTACTTCGCCGCCGAACTGAATCCGCCGCTGACCACCGTCCGCACGCCGCTGCCCGACGAGGCGGCCATGGACGTGGCCATCCTCTTCAAAAAGATCAACGGAACGCTGACCGGCGAGCGGCAGGAGTTTCTGCCCTGCGAACTGGTCATCCGCGAATCCTGCGGAGCGCCGCCGAAGCTGCGCGCCTCGAAGATCATACGGGCCGCCTCGCCGGCCGTCGCAACCCCCTTGTAG
- a CDS encoding class II fructose-bisphosphate aldolase, with protein MHNIPLTTIMRAAYELHIPVPAFNIPHLPMVQPIVEAIRSCGSFALVEVALLETTKFQARSFAAVAELFNQHADRGYVRLHQDHVPVIDEDHQRVDWARCVREALDLGFDSVMVDGSRLPFEENVDVARQVAQMAHAKGAASEAELGAVLGHESGPIPPYDELFESGRGFTRVDEAQRFVEESHIDWLSVAIGNIHGAITGAAKDQKKVEARLNIEHLRRLSEATRIPLVLHGGSGIRHESVLRAIENGITKINVGTALRQTYEKTLKDTRDPSAAQQAVADDVREMLINYFRIENSAARLAERIA; from the coding sequence ATGCACAACATTCCTCTGACCACGATCATGCGGGCCGCTTACGAGTTGCACATTCCGGTGCCCGCGTTCAACATTCCGCACCTGCCGATGGTTCAGCCGATCGTCGAGGCAATCCGCTCATGCGGCAGTTTCGCCCTGGTCGAGGTGGCGTTGCTCGAGACGACCAAGTTTCAGGCCAGGAGCTTCGCCGCGGTGGCGGAACTGTTCAACCAACACGCCGACCGCGGGTATGTGCGGCTGCACCAGGACCATGTGCCGGTGATCGACGAGGACCACCAGCGGGTCGATTGGGCGCGCTGCGTGCGCGAGGCGCTGGATCTGGGATTCGATTCGGTGATGGTGGACGGTTCGCGGTTGCCGTTCGAGGAAAACGTTGACGTGGCCCGGCAGGTGGCCCAGATGGCGCACGCGAAGGGGGCCGCATCGGAGGCGGAATTGGGCGCGGTGCTCGGCCACGAGAGCGGGCCGATCCCGCCGTATGACGAGCTGTTCGAGTCCGGTCGCGGGTTCACGCGGGTGGATGAGGCGCAGCGGTTCGTCGAGGAGAGCCATATCGACTGGCTTTCGGTGGCGATCGGCAACATTCACGGGGCGATCACCGGGGCGGCCAAGGATCAGAAGAAGGTCGAGGCGCGGCTGAACATCGAGCACCTGCGCCGGCTTTCGGAGGCGACGCGGATTCCGCTGGTGCTTCACGGCGGATCGGGCATCCGGCATGAGTCGGTGTTGCGGGCGATCGAGAACGGGATCACCAAGATCAACGTCGGCACCGCGCTTCGCCAGACGTACGAGAAGACGCTCAAGGACACCCGCGACCCGTCAGCCGCCCAGCAGGCGGTGGCTGACGACGTCCGCGAAATGCTGATCAACTACTTCCGGATTGAAAACAGCGCCGCGAGACTGGCTGAGAGGATCGCCTAA
- a CDS encoding radical SAM protein, whose protein sequence is MLTLVNTNRMLPPIAPIALDYIAGHIRREGLEVEILDLNMAGDPRAALSDYFAKAQPELVGLSFRNSDDCFWPSAQWFAPGLAETVRTIRTLTDAPVVLGGVGFSIFAEPIMAMSGADFGIHGDGEEALVALVRELRNGRRFDRVPGLIWRGARQGESRLADGGAAQPSFHRNPPAWPRELVLPTSRSEVDNRYYYENGGQLGFETKRGCDRSCAYCADPLAKGRFGRLRRPAEVADELQTLAVQGFDVLHTCDCEFNVPGDHAAAVCDELIGRGLGERVRWYAYLAVVPFGPDLAAKMARAGCVGINFTVDSVNDAMLARYRQPHRREDIIRAVALCREHGIRCMFDLLLGGPDETPETAAETIDLIQRIGPDCAGASLGVRLYPGTPIAQRVLAEAAPETNPGIRRKYEGPIDLFQPTFYISPQLGPQPAQLVRDLIAGDQRFFEPALEANETGHDHNYNDNRELTDAIRNGARGAYWDILRQLRSV, encoded by the coding sequence ATGCTGACGCTGGTTAATACCAACCGGATGCTTCCGCCGATCGCGCCGATTGCTTTGGATTACATCGCCGGGCACATTCGGCGCGAGGGGCTGGAGGTTGAGATTCTCGATTTGAACATGGCGGGCGATCCGCGGGCCGCCCTTTCGGACTATTTTGCCAAGGCGCAGCCGGAGCTGGTGGGTTTGTCGTTTCGCAACTCGGATGATTGCTTCTGGCCGAGCGCGCAGTGGTTCGCTCCGGGCCTGGCCGAGACGGTGCGGACCATTCGGACGCTGACCGATGCGCCGGTGGTGTTGGGCGGCGTGGGTTTTTCCATCTTCGCTGAGCCGATCATGGCGATGAGCGGGGCCGATTTCGGCATTCACGGCGACGGCGAAGAGGCGCTGGTGGCATTGGTCCGCGAGTTGCGAAACGGGCGGCGGTTCGATCGGGTTCCCGGATTGATCTGGCGAGGTGCCAGGCAAGGGGAATCGCGGCTGGCGGATGGCGGCGCAGCGCAGCCGTCGTTTCACCGCAACCCGCCCGCTTGGCCGCGGGAACTGGTCCTGCCCACCAGCCGGAGCGAAGTTGACAACCGCTACTACTACGAAAACGGCGGTCAGCTTGGGTTTGAGACGAAGCGCGGCTGCGATCGGAGCTGCGCGTACTGTGCCGATCCGCTGGCCAAGGGTCGGTTTGGCCGGCTGCGCCGGCCCGCGGAGGTCGCCGATGAGTTACAAACCCTTGCTGTCCAAGGGTTTGACGTATTGCACACGTGCGATTGCGAGTTCAATGTGCCCGGCGACCACGCGGCGGCGGTCTGCGACGAGTTGATCGGCCGCGGGTTGGGCGAGCGGGTTCGCTGGTACGCGTACCTGGCTGTGGTGCCGTTCGGTCCCGATTTAGCGGCGAAGATGGCCAGGGCCGGGTGCGTGGGGATCAACTTTACCGTCGACTCGGTGAACGATGCGATGCTGGCCCGCTACCGTCAGCCGCACCGCCGCGAGGACATCATCCGCGCGGTGGCGCTGTGCCGCGAGCATGGCATCCGCTGCATGTTCGACCTGCTGCTGGGCGGGCCGGATGAGACGCCGGAGACCGCGGCTGAGACGATCGACCTGATCCAGCGGATCGGGCCGGACTGCGCCGGGGCGTCGCTGGGCGTGCGGCTGTATCCGGGCACGCCGATCGCCCAGCGGGTTCTGGCGGAGGCGGCGCCCGAGACCAACCCCGGCATCCGCCGCAAGTACGAGGGGCCCATCGACTTATTCCAGCCGACGTTCTACATCTCGCCGCAGTTGGGTCCGCAGCCCGCCCAATTGGTTCGCGACCTTATTGCCGGCGATCAACGGTTCTTCGAACCGGCCCTGGAGGCGAACGAGACGGGTCACGACCACAACTACAACGACAACCGGGAACTGACCGACGCGATCCGCAACGGGGCCCGCGGGGCCTACTGGGACATTCTTCGGCAACTTCGCAGCGTTTGA
- a CDS encoding ATP-binding cassette domain-containing protein, whose protein sequence is MISCILARLRELRTGGASGKVVGAMDAIVIDNVQKRFGTVEAVRGLSARVPAGSIYGFLGPNGAGKTTTIRMIMNIISPDEGQIEILGRSSLLRRGNRIGYMPEERGLYRKMKVRSMLAYIGAIKGMTGREARAATDRWLGEIGLSAWAGRKVEDLSRGMQQKVQFAATVINDPDVLILDEPFSGLDPVNLDHVKGIMLRLHQSGKTIIFSTHMMEHAERLCDQILLIHRGEKLIDGPTQEVRASHQTDAVSLELESDDRFVDALPMVAEVIRNGRRMDVLLRDGSDSQELLAALVGRVRVRAFEQKIPSLHEIFVHMVGGADA, encoded by the coding sequence ATGATTAGCTGTATCCTCGCCCGGCTGCGGGAGTTGCGAACCGGCGGGGCGTCGGGTAAAGTGGTGGGCGCCATGGACGCCATCGTCATCGACAACGTACAGAAGCGTTTTGGGACGGTCGAAGCCGTTCGCGGACTGTCCGCGCGGGTTCCAGCCGGCAGCATCTACGGGTTTCTGGGGCCCAACGGGGCGGGCAAGACGACGACGATCCGGATGATCATGAACATCATCTCGCCCGATGAGGGGCAGATCGAGATTCTGGGCCGGTCCAGCCTGCTTCGCCGCGGCAACCGCATCGGCTACATGCCGGAAGAGCGCGGCTTGTATCGCAAGATGAAGGTGCGGTCGATGCTGGCGTATATCGGGGCGATCAAGGGCATGACGGGCCGCGAAGCCCGCGCCGCGACCGACCGCTGGCTGGGCGAGATCGGCCTTTCGGCGTGGGCCGGCCGCAAGGTGGAGGACCTCTCGCGCGGGATGCAGCAGAAGGTGCAATTTGCGGCGACGGTGATCAACGATCCGGACGTGCTGATCCTCGACGAACCGTTTTCGGGGCTGGACCCGGTCAACCTCGACCACGTCAAGGGCATTATGCTGCGGCTCCACCAGTCGGGCAAGACGATCATTTTTTCGACGCACATGATGGAGCACGCCGAGCGGCTTTGCGATCAGATACTGCTGATCCACCGGGGTGAGAAGCTCATCGACGGGCCGACGCAGGAGGTTCGCGCCAGCCACCAGACCGACGCGGTGTCGCTGGAGCTTGAGAGCGACGACCGGTTCGTCGATGCGCTGCCGATGGTGGCTGAGGTCATCCGCAACGGCCGGCGGATGGACGTGCTGCTTCGCGACGGGTCCGACAGCCAGGAGCTGCTGGCGGCGCTGGTGGGCAGGGTCCGCGTGCGGGCGTTCGAGCAGAAGATCCCCTCGCTTCACGAGATTTTCGTGCACATGGTGGGAGGGGCCGATGCGTAA
- a CDS encoding ABC transporter permease, which yields MRKILKVAQREYIETVKTKTFLLSVFLTPLLVGIMLLFVGRFDGGVGGPQPPRTITVLDLSEQVAEPLTAVAAEYNASRPDRQIRFDVLEPPENPDVRIEDLKQQVRRGEIDALVVIDHDVLDDGDGARYYSFARTVADLEMYEKVYRLINEAVVTRRFEAQGVSPEIVSRLQRSIPVEQIDLSSKVEAQRDMPVMILVPFIFVFLMFTGVFGVGQGMLTSVIEEKSSRVMELLLSAVTPFQLMSGKILGLVGAGMTLMAIWGAGAYLVGAAMVVSDVVSAAMMLYFLVYFVLGFLVVSSLMAAVGAACNTLKEAQGLMAPLTVGLVVPMAAWFYIAQHPNGTFAIALSFIPPITPMVMVIRLAADPELAAGQIAATIGLLVVSVPAVMWASAKIFRTGILMYGKPASIRELARWIRYR from the coding sequence ATGCGTAAGATCCTCAAGGTCGCCCAGCGGGAGTACATCGAGACGGTCAAGACCAAGACGTTTCTGCTCAGCGTGTTTCTCACGCCGCTGCTGGTCGGGATCATGCTGCTGTTCGTCGGGCGGTTCGACGGCGGCGTGGGCGGTCCTCAGCCGCCCAGGACGATCACCGTGCTCGACCTGTCGGAACAGGTGGCCGAGCCGCTGACCGCGGTGGCGGCGGAGTACAACGCGTCGCGGCCCGACCGTCAGATCCGGTTCGACGTTCTGGAGCCGCCCGAGAACCCGGACGTGCGGATCGAAGACCTCAAGCAGCAGGTCCGCCGCGGCGAGATCGACGCGCTGGTGGTGATCGATCACGACGTGCTGGACGACGGCGACGGGGCCCGGTACTACAGCTTCGCCCGCACGGTGGCCGACCTGGAGATGTACGAGAAGGTCTATCGCCTGATTAACGAGGCGGTGGTCACGCGGCGGTTCGAGGCGCAGGGCGTCAGTCCCGAGATCGTCAGCCGGCTCCAGCGCAGCATTCCGGTCGAGCAGATCGACCTGAGTTCGAAGGTCGAGGCGCAGCGCGACATGCCGGTGATGATCCTCGTGCCGTTCATTTTCGTTTTTCTGATGTTCACCGGCGTCTTCGGCGTGGGACAGGGCATGCTCACCAGCGTCATCGAGGAGAAGAGTTCGCGGGTGATGGAGCTGCTGCTCTCAGCCGTTACGCCGTTCCAGTTGATGTCGGGCAAGATTCTGGGCTTGGTCGGGGCGGGTATGACGTTGATGGCGATCTGGGGCGCGGGCGCGTATCTGGTGGGCGCGGCGATGGTCGTTTCGGACGTGGTCAGCGCGGCGATGATGCTCTATTTTCTGGTGTACTTTGTCCTGGGGTTCCTGGTCGTCTCGTCGTTGATGGCGGCGGTCGGGGCGGCGTGCAACACGCTCAAGGAGGCGCAGGGGCTGATGGCGCCGCTGACGGTGGGGCTGGTGGTGCCGATGGCGGCGTGGTTCTACATCGCCCAGCATCCCAACGGGACGTTCGCGATCGCGCTTTCGTTTATTCCGCCGATCACGCCGATGGTCATGGTCATTCGCCTGGCCGCCGATCCGGAACTCGCGGCCGGGCAGATCGCCGCGACGATCGGGCTGCTGGTCGTCTCGGTTCCAGCGGTGATGTGGGCCTCGGCCAAGATCTTCCGCACCGGCATCCTGATGTACGGCAAACCGGCGTCGATCCGGGAACTGGCCCGGTGGATACGGTACCGCTGA
- a CDS encoding YbdK family carboxylate-amine ligase, which produces MASRMKPFKPNTYPTMGVEQEFHLIDPRTGQLAPRMEEVWKRLEGWANESACYELILSVIEMRSRVCRTADQLLDDVIQSRRDLAEACRQVGVLAVAAGSHPYADWTNQPIVQTEHYRWLAEHYVDVARRLIAFGLHVHVGMRSADGAMYVMRQMCRWVYPLLALSANSPFLDGRRTGLASTRQMLMNAMPRTMTPPDFHSFAELEAYYGKLHETGDVARPGDLWWAVRIQPPLGTIEFRCFDLPTDVRRAAALAAVIQAAMATLQDDFEAGREPERLVEHYLDQNRWKATRYDLDARIIEPHTGEILTVRDQLLRLFDRIEPKAKELESDHHLAFARHMLTAETESRQQVRFYEQNGRDLRQLELELARRTMDF; this is translated from the coding sequence ATGGCAAGCCGGATGAAGCCGTTCAAACCGAACACGTATCCGACGATGGGGGTTGAGCAGGAGTTCCACCTGATCGATCCGCGGACCGGACAGCTCGCGCCGCGGATGGAAGAGGTCTGGAAGCGGCTCGAAGGCTGGGCCAACGAGTCGGCCTGCTACGAGCTGATCCTCAGCGTGATCGAGATGCGAAGCCGGGTCTGCCGCACCGCCGACCAGTTGCTCGACGACGTGATCCAGTCCCGCCGCGATCTGGCCGAGGCGTGCCGGCAGGTGGGAGTCCTGGCCGTCGCCGCCGGATCGCATCCGTATGCCGACTGGACCAATCAGCCGATCGTCCAGACCGAACACTACCGCTGGCTGGCTGAGCACTACGTGGACGTCGCCCGCCGCCTGATCGCCTTCGGCCTGCACGTCCACGTCGGCATGCGCAGTGCCGACGGCGCGATGTACGTGATGCGGCAGATGTGCCGCTGGGTCTATCCGCTGCTCGCCCTGTCGGCCAACTCGCCGTTCCTCGACGGCCGGCGGACCGGCTTGGCCTCCACGCGGCAGATGCTGATGAACGCCATGCCGCGGACGATGACGCCGCCCGACTTCCACTCCTTCGCCGAGTTGGAGGCGTACTACGGCAAACTGCACGAGACGGGCGACGTGGCCAGGCCCGGGGATCTGTGGTGGGCGGTGCGCATTCAGCCGCCGTTGGGTACGATTGAGTTCCGATGCTTTGATCTGCCGACCGACGTGCGCCGCGCCGCGGCGCTGGCCGCGGTGATCCAAGCGGCGATGGCGACGCTCCAGGACGACTTTGAAGCCGGACGCGAGCCGGAGCGGCTGGTCGAGCACTACCTGGACCAGAACCGCTGGAAGGCGACGCGCTACGACCTCGACGCCAGGATCATCGAACCGCACACCGGCGAGATCCTGACCGTGCGAGATCAGCTCTTGCGGCTCTTCGATCGGATCGAGCCGAAGGCAAAGGAACTGGAGTCCGACCATCACCTGGCGTTCGCCCGGCACATGCTGACCGCCGAGACCGAGTCGCGGCAACAGGTGCGGTTCTACGAACAAAACGGCCGCGATTTGCGCCAACTGGAACTGGAACTGGCCAGACGAACGATGGACTTCTGA
- a CDS encoding amidohydrolase, with the protein MLNKHQFLEAVETCWERAVVLRHRLHRVPEPALGEYKTAEILAEELISLDLSLQTQIAGTGIVAELATGRQGPCVALRADMDALPVEEANDFDYRSQHPGYSHCCGHDGNMAIVLGAARVLASLSDQLCGRVRLIFQPAEEASMGASAMIEAGAIDACPDAILAVHGWPGLAVGSVGARCGAMMAACDVFRITVLGQGGHGARPELARNPLMGVARVIEALSDMNTPERIVSLCQAEVGERPNIISDTGVLSGTIRSLDTGLRAQTLREVVERVDGTCHAVGLKAKVEFLEHTPVVSNDKRLYSLFRRVAGDLLGPRSFVAIETPSMGSEDFGFYLQQVPGLMCRIGVGADSPELHNARFDFADGAVKAGMAVLAGMASMLCADDGPATQ; encoded by the coding sequence ATGCTTAATAAGCATCAATTTCTTGAGGCGGTCGAGACGTGCTGGGAGCGTGCGGTGGTGCTGCGGCACCGGCTGCATCGGGTTCCCGAACCGGCACTGGGGGAGTACAAGACAGCCGAAATCCTCGCCGAGGAGCTGATCAGCCTGGACCTGAGCCTCCAGACGCAGATCGCGGGAACGGGCATCGTGGCCGAACTGGCCACCGGCCGGCAGGGGCCGTGCGTGGCCCTGCGGGCCGACATGGACGCCCTGCCGGTCGAGGAGGCCAACGACTTTGACTACCGGTCGCAGCATCCCGGCTATTCCCACTGCTGCGGCCACGACGGCAACATGGCGATCGTACTGGGAGCGGCGAGGGTTCTCGCCTCACTCTCGGACCAACTCTGCGGGCGGGTGCGGTTGATCTTTCAGCCGGCGGAGGAGGCCAGCATGGGGGCGTCGGCGATGATCGAGGCGGGAGCGATCGACGCCTGCCCGGATGCCATCCTGGCCGTCCACGGCTGGCCGGGGTTGGCCGTCGGATCGGTCGGAGCCCGGTGCGGCGCGATGATGGCTGCGTGCGACGTGTTTCGGATCACCGTGCTCGGACAGGGCGGGCACGGGGCCCGGCCCGAACTCGCTCGCAACCCGCTGATGGGAGTGGCGCGAGTGATCGAGGCCCTGTCGGACATGAACACCCCCGAGCGGATCGTCAGCCTCTGTCAGGCCGAAGTCGGCGAGCGGCCTAACATTATATCGGATACAGGAGTTCTTTCGGGCACGATCCGGTCGCTCGACACCGGGCTTCGCGCCCAAACGTTGCGGGAGGTGGTCGAGCGGGTCGACGGCACCTGTCACGCGGTCGGCCTGAAGGCCAAAGTGGAGTTCTTGGAGCACACGCCGGTGGTCAGCAACGACAAACGGCTTTACAGCCTGTTCCGCCGGGTGGCGGGTGACCTGCTGGGGCCGCGGAGTTTTGTGGCGATTGAAACGCCGAGTATGGGCTCGGAGGATTTCGGCTTCTACCTCCAGCAGGTTCCCGGCTTGATGTGCCGGATCGGCGTGGGCGCCGACAGCCCGGAACTGCACAACGCCCGGTTCGACTTCGCCGACGGAGCGGTCAAGGCGGGAATGGCGGTGCTGGCGGGAATGGCCTCGATGCTCTGCGCCGACGACGGACCCGCGACGCAGTGA
- a CDS encoding NYN domain-containing protein, whose protein sequence is MKVLIDAYNLFHAAKRQVEAPERLTVAALIATLDAWTRQTRHEVLLVFDGKPPPTLHEAGALCRRLGLQFVGPKLTADAAIIEFLTTYSAPRTLLIVSSDRQIRRAAKKRGSKMMPSDEFWTEVSRKLSRRRPPREPMEKRRGLAGDQSIDDWIREFGLDEQP, encoded by the coding sequence GTGAAGGTTCTGATCGACGCCTACAACCTGTTCCACGCCGCCAAGCGCCAGGTCGAGGCCCCGGAGCGCCTGACCGTCGCCGCGCTGATCGCGACGCTGGACGCCTGGACCCGCCAGACGCGCCACGAGGTGCTGCTGGTCTTCGATGGCAAGCCGCCGCCCACGCTCCATGAGGCCGGCGCGCTGTGCCGGCGACTGGGACTTCAATTCGTCGGACCCAAGCTCACCGCTGATGCGGCGATCATCGAGTTTCTCACCACCTACAGCGCTCCGCGCACGCTGCTGATCGTCTCATCCGACCGCCAGATCCGCCGGGCCGCCAAAAAACGCGGCTCTAAAATGATGCCCAGCGACGAATTCTGGACCGAAGTCAGCCGGAAACTCAGCCGCCGGCGCCCGCCGCGGGAACCCATGGAGAAACGCCGCGGCCTCGCCGGCGATCAGAGCATCGACGACTGGATCCGCGAATTCGGCCTTGATGAGCAGCCGTGA
- a CDS encoding RNA methyltransferase, whose translation MASQPPTRIDSRHNPLIRRVKRLQEQSRARRKQNAFVIEGAVFISRAMAGHRGIETLLFCDTLLDEAGRSLVRQLRTDGVSCVALTQPVFEHVSELNNPDGLAAIVTGGRTDLDSLEVSEADVFVCLSDISDPGNLGTILRTIDSAGASGCILVGESTDPYHPRAIRAGRGALFSVRVVHAADMDAVWTWARRRHVQTVATSARAERSIWQAELPLPLLFILGNEHEGLPQSAIDAADQRVTIPMRGSMSSLNVAVAAALLLYEVRRRQASGPDERESN comes from the coding sequence ATGGCATCGCAGCCGCCGACTCGAATCGACAGCCGACACAACCCGCTGATCCGCCGCGTCAAGCGGCTTCAGGAGCAAAGCCGGGCGCGCCGCAAGCAGAACGCCTTCGTCATCGAGGGCGCCGTCTTCATCTCGCGCGCGATGGCGGGCCATCGAGGAATCGAAACGCTCCTGTTTTGCGACACGCTGCTCGACGAGGCCGGCCGATCCCTCGTCCGGCAACTGCGGACCGACGGCGTCTCCTGCGTGGCCCTGACCCAGCCGGTGTTCGAGCACGTCAGCGAACTCAACAACCCCGACGGCTTGGCCGCGATCGTCACCGGCGGCCGGACCGACCTGGACTCGCTGGAGGTCAGCGAGGCGGACGTCTTCGTGTGCCTCAGCGATATCTCCGATCCCGGCAACCTGGGGACCATTCTGCGGACCATCGACTCCGCCGGAGCGTCCGGCTGCATCCTCGTCGGGGAAAGCACCGACCCTTACCATCCGCGAGCCATCCGGGCCGGTCGAGGCGCGCTCTTCTCGGTCCGCGTGGTTCACGCCGCCGACATGGACGCGGTCTGGACGTGGGCCCGCCGGCGCCACGTGCAGACGGTTGCCACCTCAGCCAGGGCTGAACGGTCCATCTGGCAGGCCGAACTTCCGCTCCCGCTGCTGTTCATTTTGGGCAACGAACACGAGGGCCTGCCCCAGTCCGCCATCGACGCCGCGGACCAGCGCGTCACGATCCCGATGCGGGGCAGTATGTCCTCGCTCAACGTCGCGGTCGCTGCCGCCCTGCTCCTCTACGAAGTCAGACGTCGCCAAGCCTCCGGCCCCGACGAGCGGGAATCGAACTGA
- a CDS encoding Gfo/Idh/MocA family oxidoreductase yields the protein MAIRFGAAGLRRGRGFATLINVRRDCELVAVCDLNRERAEQVAREVGCKAFDDYDAFCAADLDAVVIVTPPSTHLACTRKAMAAGKHVLCEIPVVMSLEEADDLLETVRRSGRIYMAAENVNYFPIVQEMHRLVREGRIGRIAFAEGEYIHDCRHIVFDRDDGLGGGTHDAPSWRGEFEDIRYCTHELGPLLLMIDEPIASAVCSIGAAPAQRYPGEVRAAAATFQTSGGRVIRELRASSIAKQPEFHFLGVYGTVGAIETNRYRWYEELMLYTEAEGKTQTIPCSLTHADAPPEASAGGHGTSEYYMIGDFIQAIINNEPPYLDVVRGLEMTVPGICAAESGRRGGIKINVPTYR from the coding sequence ATGGCTATTCGTTTCGGCGCTGCGGGACTGCGTCGCGGCAGAGGATTTGCCACGCTGATCAACGTCCGCCGCGATTGCGAACTCGTGGCCGTCTGCGATCTGAACCGCGAGCGGGCCGAACAGGTCGCCCGCGAAGTCGGGTGCAAAGCCTTCGACGACTACGACGCATTCTGCGCGGCCGACCTGGACGCGGTCGTCATCGTCACGCCGCCGTCCACGCACCTTGCGTGCACGCGAAAGGCGATGGCGGCGGGCAAGCACGTGCTCTGCGAGATTCCTGTGGTGATGAGCCTGGAGGAGGCCGACGACCTGCTCGAAACCGTCCGCCGCAGCGGCCGGATTTACATGGCGGCTGAGAACGTCAACTACTTCCCGATCGTCCAGGAAATGCACCGGCTGGTTCGCGAGGGTCGCATCGGCCGGATCGCCTTCGCCGAGGGCGAATACATCCACGACTGCCGGCACATCGTCTTCGACCGCGACGACGGCCTCGGCGGCGGGACGCACGACGCGCCCAGTTGGCGGGGCGAGTTCGAGGACATCCGCTACTGCACCCACGAACTGGGACCGCTGCTGCTGATGATCGACGAGCCGATCGCCTCAGCCGTCTGCAGCATCGGCGCAGCCCCCGCCCAGCGATATCCCGGCGAAGTCCGCGCCGCCGCGGCCACCTTCCAAACCTCCGGCGGGCGGGTCATCCGCGAACTGCGGGCCTCGAGCATCGCCAAACAGCCGGAGTTCCACTTCCTCGGCGTCTACGGAACCGTCGGAGCCATCGAAACCAACCGCTACCGCTGGTACGAGGAGCTGATGCTCTACACCGAAGCCGAAGGCAAGACGCAGACGATCCCGTGCAGCCTGACCCACGCCGACGCTCCGCCCGAAGCAAGCGCCGGCGGGCACGGCACCAGCGAATACTACATGATCGGCGATTTCATCCAGGCTATCATCAACAACGAGCCGCCGTACCTCGACGTGGTCCGAGGCCTGGAAATGACCGTCCCCGGCATCTGCGCCGCCGAATCCGGCCGCCGCGGCGGAATCAAGATCAACGTGCCGACCTACCGCTGA